Sequence from the Cryptococcus neoformans var. grubii H99 chromosome 3, complete sequence genome:
TTTCTCAGCTCTTTGGGATTTATTTGCTTACAAACCGTACGTTTTCGCCGCATGGTGCTCATAGGATCCCCGCCAACTGTTCATTATCATTGCAGCAATCCCCCACTTCTCTTCTATCTCCCCCAatcccatcctcctcagcCCCACGTACAGCACATTTGCTTAATTCAGGGCTTGTAATTTTGCACCCTTCATCAACTATCCTTGCATCATTAATAGACTTTATCAACACATCTCCTACCATCGCCCATGTCAAATTTGCCGATCAGGATGTCATTGCCGAAGCTTTTaagggaagatggaggcCGTTACCGTGGTGGTGCAACGCCTTGAAGACGCTGCGAGCTGTTCACAAGCCGCTGTGGAGGGACGAAGAGGTTGGAATCATACATTACATGTGAGTACAGACAAGATGGAATTTCCTTTCGGAAATACATTATATCATTGTGTCTCATCCAAATGACTGTTTTCGTCGATCGGCGCTGATCTTTTACGCGAACAGTCTGGATAAGCCGTGGTCGGCTCGtcccccttctcttcctccgcaTCAGCCCCCCTCGCCCGCTCTACCACCTTCCCCGGCTTCTCTAGACGGGAGCGATGACGGTCAAGCACCCTACCGTGTAGGACCGCAAATTCGTCGCCGACCTTTACCGTCCGGTCTACTCGACACGGTTCGAAATTCACCGCCGCAAAAGAGTTTGACGGATTATAGCGAAGTAGATGCCTGGTGGTGGATCGTGTACGAAGATCTTCTAGATGATCTGAAGGCCAAAAGCGTGGATTGGGAGGCTGTTGATAAGTGGGTAACTCGATAAAAATTGTTTCAGCGCGTTAGGCCGATAGATGTCCACATAGAGCAACTGTAAAAGAATTATAACCGCCATAGGCTCTATACCATTTACTTGTGCCCgcattttcttttttgattTTCGTTGGGAAATGAATATGGCGTGCATTTACCGTCGCCGTCTATTAGATATACAGATGATTGTAGTTATAGTGGAAATTCCTATTGGAAAAATGCCAACAGTTGTCCGTCACCTTTGGGCAATTGTCTAAAGAACAATTTTATAATGTGATAAGTGATCAACGATAGATTACTGTTacaccttttcttcccatccctccaATCATTTCGTCCAGTCCAAGAATTTTTTCCAACTGGCCCCAGCTCCATCCAAACCTCACTTGAATCTCATCCGCGTGATGGCTCCCATCTAAAAATCCtatcaactcttcctccagctcctcGGCCTGTTTGACTGCAGCGGCTTCCTCCCTCTGTCTGGCGTTCATACCGTATCTAGAAATGAAACCGCTACCGCCCGGGACGAGACCCCCTGTGGTGTTGGTTCCCGTGGTACTTCCACCTATGGCCcggcgagaagaagtcgaTGGATGTGACTCGGCGGCGGAAACGTGGGAACGTGGGTGTGCAGTATGTGTGCTGACAGTTCCTGTGGTAGAGGGGGCGAAAGGATGCCGGCGAGGGGATTTTCCGTGAAGCGATGGTGGAGTACGCGTAGGTATTGAGGATGGGGAAACGCCTAGCGAGGCATTGGATCCGACGGAGCGCAGGGTGAATGTCGATTCTCCGCCAAGATTACCTCGACTGAGAGACACGGCAGAATCGTTGGGGTGAAACCCACTGGTATGCTGATGACCCTGTTGATAGAGATGTATCTGGGATTGAGAGCGGTCACGGTCTCTATAAAACCCGCTAGAATTCCCACGTACAGAATCATCGAATCCGACTCTTTTGCGATGCTCTGGGACATGGATGAGCGgttctctcctttccaccaGCTTCGGCCAACGGTGCACTCGACGGAGAAAACCCTTGATGATACCGAAAGACACGAATCTCCGCGGGTCTATACCCATTGAAAGAACCTCGTGCGCTTCTATCCAGTCATGCACTGTGATGCCGGGCTGAAAGCGGCTGTAAAGCTGCAGAAGTGTGGGCCAATCGGGTAAAG
This genomic interval carries:
- a CDS encoding galactinol synthase; translation: MVVSPPSTPGVQGSRAWVTLVTNPAYVAGLLTLHRTLSSLSSYPLLVMTTPSLPATHSSLLRSLGLNLIPVSHLSPSSSQHPGFDPSFSRFNDAWTKLQVFGLTEYDKVILIDCDMIFLKDMDELFDLELPGRDWIGASPACVCNPLKLEHYPKDWIPANCSLSLQQSPTSLLSPPIPSSSAPRTAHLLNSGLVILHPSSTILASLIDFINTSPTIAHVKFADQDVIAEAFKGRWRPLPWWCNALKTLRAVHKPLWRDEEVGIIHYILDKPWSARPPSLPPHQPPSPALPPSPASLDGSDDGQAPYRVGPQIRRRPLPSGLLDTVRNSPPQKSLTDYSEVDAWWWIVYEDLLDDLKAKSVDWEAVDKWVTR